The following proteins are encoded in a genomic region of Neovison vison isolate M4711 chromosome 12, ASM_NN_V1, whole genome shotgun sequence:
- the BTG1 gene encoding protein BTG1: MHPFYTRAATMIGEIAAAVSFISKFLRTKGLTSERQLQTFSQSLQELLAEHYKHHWFPEKPCKGSGYRCIRINHKMDPLIGQAAQRIGLSSQELFRLLPSELTLWVDPYEVSYRIGEDGSICVLYEASPAGGSTQNSSNVQMVDSRISCKEELLLGRTSPSKNYNMMTVSG, encoded by the exons atGCATCCCTTCTACACCCGGGCTGCCACCATGATAGGCGAGATCGCCGCAGCCGTGTCCTTCATCTCCAAGTTCCTCCGCACCAAGGGGCTCACGAGCGAACGACAGCTGCAGACCTTCAGCCAGAGCCTCCAGGAGCTGTTGGCAG AACATTATAAACATCACTGGTTCCCAGAAAAGCCGTGCAAGGGATCAGGTTACCGTTGTATTCGCATCAACCATAAAATGGATCCTCTGATTGGACAGGCAGCACAGCGAATTGGACTGAGCAGTCAGGAGCTGTTCAGGCTTCTCCCAAGTGAACTCACACTCTGGGTTGACCCCTACGAAGTGTCCTACAGAATTGGAGAGGATGGCTCCATCTGCGTGCTGTACGAAGCCTCACCAGCAGGAGGTAGCACTCAAAACAGCAGCAACGTGCAAATGGTAGACAGCAGAATCAGCTGTAAGGAGGAACTTCTCTTGGGCAGAACAAGCCCTTCCAAAAACTACAATATGATGACTGTATCAGGTTAA